Proteins encoded by one window of Desulfovibrio ferrophilus:
- the gatB gene encoding Asp-tRNA(Asn)/Glu-tRNA(Gln) amidotransferase subunit GatB produces MPQYEAVIGLEVHAQLKTKSKLFCSCSTEFGKEPNSNVCPVCSGMPGALPVINERAVEYATRMALATGCSVNLKNVFARKNYFYPDLPMGYQISQFELPIAEHGKIDIETEKGGKKTVGVTRIHMEADAGKSIHSQAENASFVDLNRASTPLIEIVSEPDMSSPEEAEAYLRKLHAILLYLGICDGNMDEGSFRCDANISIRPVGQKELGTRTELKNMNSFRNVRRAIAYEIERQEDLVDDGEAVVQQTRLYDADAGTTHAMRGKEEAHDYRYFPDPDLVPLVLEQTWVDEIGASLPELPEAKFARFMEQYGLPASDAEVLTADRALAEYYEAAIEGFDNPKKVANWMMSDMRRMLNDNVCSVADCGLAPKDFGTLVRIVDEGSINQKVGQKVFKELFEQGGDPEAYVKDKGLVQISDTGALEIAVDEVIAENPSEAEAFRGGKKKLMGFFVGQIMRKTKGQANPKLANQLLNEKLN; encoded by the coding sequence ATGCCCCAGTACGAAGCCGTTATCGGCCTCGAGGTCCATGCCCAGCTGAAGACCAAGTCCAAGCTGTTTTGTTCCTGCTCTACCGAGTTCGGCAAAGAGCCCAACTCCAACGTTTGCCCCGTGTGCTCCGGCATGCCTGGCGCGTTGCCCGTTATCAATGAGCGGGCCGTGGAGTATGCCACCCGCATGGCATTGGCTACGGGCTGTTCCGTGAACCTGAAGAATGTGTTCGCCCGCAAGAACTATTTTTATCCCGACCTGCCCATGGGGTATCAAATCTCGCAGTTCGAGTTGCCCATTGCCGAGCATGGCAAAATCGACATCGAGACCGAGAAGGGCGGCAAGAAGACCGTTGGAGTCACGCGCATTCACATGGAAGCTGACGCCGGAAAATCCATTCACTCCCAGGCTGAGAATGCCAGTTTTGTGGACCTGAACCGTGCCAGTACGCCACTGATCGAGATTGTCAGCGAGCCGGACATGAGCAGCCCGGAGGAAGCCGAGGCCTACCTGCGCAAGCTGCACGCCATTCTGCTGTACTTGGGCATCTGCGACGGCAATATGGACGAAGGCTCCTTCCGTTGCGACGCCAATATTTCCATCCGTCCTGTGGGGCAGAAGGAGCTTGGTACTCGTACCGAGCTGAAGAACATGAACTCGTTCCGTAATGTGCGCCGGGCTATTGCCTATGAGATCGAACGTCAGGAAGACTTGGTGGATGATGGTGAGGCTGTAGTGCAGCAAACTCGGCTCTATGATGCTGACGCGGGCACGACCCATGCCATGCGTGGCAAGGAAGAGGCCCACGACTATCGCTATTTCCCGGATCCGGATCTGGTGCCATTGGTACTGGAACAGACCTGGGTGGATGAAATAGGTGCCTCGTTGCCCGAGCTGCCCGAAGCCAAGTTCGCTCGGTTCATGGAACAGTACGGCCTGCCAGCCTCTGATGCCGAGGTCTTGACCGCTGATCGTGCGTTGGCCGAGTATTATGAAGCTGCTATTGAGGGCTTCGACAATCCCAAGAAGGTTGCCAACTGGATGATGTCCGACATGCGCCGCATGTTGAACGACAACGTCTGCTCCGTGGCCGATTGTGGCTTGGCTCCCAAGGACTTTGGGACGTTGGTCAGAATTGTGGACGAAGGCTCCATCAACCAGAAGGTGGGGCAAAAGGTTTTCAAGGAACTCTTCGAGCAGGGCGGCGATCCCGAAGCCTACGTCAAGGACAAGGGCTTGGTGCAGATCTCCGACACCGGAGCACTGGAAATCGCCGTGGACGAGGTCATTGCCGAGAATCCGTCCGAGGCCGAGGCCTTCCGGGGTGGCAAGAAAAAGCTCATGGGTTTCTTTGTCGGGCAGATCATGCGCAAGACCAAGGGGCAGGCTAATCCCAAGTTGGCCAATCAACTTCTCAACGAGAAGTTGAATTAG
- a CDS encoding DUF4254 domain-containing protein, which produces MTTTLADIQQAVSHIIEEQGLQVDSWHQGDPGELPEPAPAGDLQVMIAMAAREHQANYQLWHVEDEARRVDVGPEIIADCKRRIDGLNQRRNDLIEKVDACLVPLVSPLIPAEAPERYNTETVGTALDRLSIIALKIFHMREQTERDDVDQEHLDSCRSKLAVLEEQRDDLARSVSELLEEYAAGTKRPKVYYQFKMYNDPKLNPSLYANK; this is translated from the coding sequence ATGACCACGACTTTGGCCGATATACAGCAGGCCGTTTCCCATATCATCGAAGAACAGGGCCTACAGGTTGACTCCTGGCATCAAGGTGACCCCGGTGAATTGCCCGAACCTGCTCCTGCAGGAGATTTGCAGGTCATGATCGCCATGGCAGCCCGCGAGCATCAGGCCAACTACCAACTCTGGCATGTGGAAGACGAAGCCAGACGCGTGGATGTCGGCCCTGAGATTATTGCTGATTGCAAGCGCCGGATCGATGGCCTGAATCAGCGCCGCAACGACCTTATCGAGAAGGTGGACGCCTGCCTCGTGCCTTTGGTATCACCGCTCATTCCAGCTGAAGCTCCAGAGCGCTATAATACCGAGACCGTGGGGACGGCCTTGGATCGGTTGTCCATTATTGCCCTGAAAATTTTTCATATGCGTGAACAGACCGAGCGGGATGATGTGGATCAGGAACATCTGGATTCCTGTCGTTCCAAACTGGCGGTGCTCGAAGAGCAGCGTGACGATCTGGCCCGCAGCGTTTCCGAACTGCTGGAGGAATACGCTGCCGGAACCAAGCGTCCCAAGGTCTATTATCAATTTAAGATGTACAACGATCCCAAACTCAATCCTTCGCTGTACGCAAATAAATAG
- a CDS encoding murein transglycosylase A, with protein MNNDQILRRLVVFLIAVSLAACLAGCPGRVPPPLDSISTPSARTLARMLDPQTQNLASWEELRPGLERSLKYVAARPVDGVAVHQDGVVVTWDRMRVTLEELLRVLPELDEHPELLAERFEWLRIGPEDPLMTGYYAPYLEASPVPTEEFSYPLYAIPDDMQVLNLGSFHHRWEGQKLVYRVENGKAVPYHGRKAIDFEGALEGQGLEIAWVRDLTDVFFLHIQGSGLLMFPDGSTRHVLYAGKNGHKYVSLGRVLADRGLLPLEGMSMKVIRDFLAEHPEDVPELLSTNPSYVFFRLGDDGPYGAMGKLLTPRVSMATDPKFLPLGSVLAFQTLMPPETPGGLGRPVSGIGLAQDKGGAIKGTRIDYYCGSGTDVEYFAGHIKTRASVHLILIREEN; from the coding sequence ATGAATAATGATCAGATTTTGCGCCGATTGGTCGTGTTCCTGATTGCCGTGTCTCTGGCGGCATGTCTGGCAGGTTGTCCGGGCAGGGTTCCGCCTCCGCTGGATTCGATTTCTACCCCTAGCGCGCGAACCCTGGCCAGGATGCTGGATCCACAGACCCAGAATCTGGCCTCTTGGGAAGAACTGCGCCCTGGTCTGGAACGCAGCTTGAAATACGTTGCTGCGCGTCCTGTGGATGGTGTTGCCGTGCATCAGGACGGGGTGGTCGTGACCTGGGACAGGATGCGAGTGACCCTTGAGGAGCTCTTGCGGGTGTTGCCCGAGCTGGATGAGCACCCCGAGCTTTTGGCTGAACGCTTTGAATGGCTAAGAATTGGTCCCGAAGATCCGCTGATGACAGGCTATTATGCCCCGTATCTGGAGGCCAGCCCAGTACCTACCGAGGAATTTAGCTATCCTCTGTATGCTATCCCTGATGATATGCAGGTGCTGAACCTTGGGTCGTTCCATCATCGCTGGGAAGGGCAGAAGCTTGTGTATCGCGTCGAGAATGGCAAGGCCGTTCCCTATCATGGGCGCAAGGCCATCGACTTTGAAGGGGCTCTGGAAGGCCAGGGGTTGGAAATTGCCTGGGTACGTGATCTGACGGATGTTTTCTTTTTGCATATCCAGGGCTCCGGGCTGCTGATGTTTCCCGATGGCAGCACGCGTCATGTCCTCTATGCGGGGAAGAACGGGCACAAGTATGTGAGTCTGGGGCGAGTGTTGGCGGATCGTGGCTTGTTGCCCCTTGAAGGCATGAGCATGAAAGTGATTCGGGATTTTTTGGCAGAACACCCCGAGGACGTCCCCGAGTTGCTGTCCACCAACCCGAGCTATGTTTTCTTTCGTTTGGGTGACGACGGACCCTATGGCGCCATGGGCAAACTGTTGACGCCGCGAGTCAGCATGGCTACAGACCCGAAGTTCCTGCCTTTGGGCTCGGTGTTAGCCTTCCAGACTCTGATGCCCCCCGAAACTCCCGGTGGCCTTGGCCGTCCGGTATCGGGAATCGGCCTGGCGCAGGACAAGGGTGGAGCTATCAAGGGCACGCGCATCGATTATTATTGCGGTAGCGGTACCGACGTCGAATATTTCGCCGGGCATATCAAAACCCGTGCAAGCGTCCATCTCATACTCATCCGAGAGGAGAACTGA